The Acidobacteriota bacterium genome contains the following window.
CGCGAGATCCTCCGCAAACTTATCGCCACTGCCGATATCTTCATCACCAATTACTCGCCTGATCTCGCTGACAAATTTCAAGTGCGTTACGAAGACATCGAGCCGCTCAACCCTCGCCTTATCTACGCGCACATCACCGGCTACGGGGAAGCCGGGGATGACGTCAATAAACCGGGCTACGATACGACGGCCTATTGGGCGCGCTCAGGGTTGACGGGAATCATGTTCGATCTGACCACCGCCACGGGCGCAACCCCGTGCGGAACCGGGGACCACCCGGTGGCGCTCGCGCTGTTCGGGGCAATCATGCTTGCGCTGTATCGGCGTCAAATTACCGGACACGGATCCAAGGTATCGACATCCCTGATGGCGACCGGCGCGTGGAGCAACAGTTGTCAGATCCAAGCCGCGATGCTCGGCGCGGTGTTCCCGGTTAAGCGCACTCGCTTCTCCGCGTTAAACCCGTTGGTGAATCAGTATCAAACTCGCGACGGCCAACGATTCATGTTTTGTTGTCTCGATACCAGGCGCGACTGGGGCCGAATCTGCCGGGCCATTGGGCATACTGAGTTGAGTGACGACGCTCGCTATTCGACTGTCGAGGCGCGCTTCGAGCGAGGAGAAGAGGTGGTCGCTCTGCTGGATGAATCTCTCGCGACGAAAGATATGGCCGAGTGGCAAGCGTTGTTCGACGAGCAAGGCGTCATATGGGGTCCTATCCCGACGATGGATCGCGTAGCGGCGGACGCGCAGATGAAAGCGAACGGTGTTTTCGCTGAGTTTGAACATCCGCAACTTGGCAGCGTTCCAACCGTCAACAACCCGATCAACGTGAACGGCGTCGCCAAGGAGAAACCGCAACTCGCGCCTGGAATAGGCCAGCACTCTCTGGAAATCCTGAGCGCCCTCGGCTATGAAGGTCAGGCCATACAGGAATTGATGCGTCTGGGTGTGATTGCGGTGCCGCTAGCATGAACCGCCTTTCAACGAACCGGGGGCGAAGGCTCCCGCTCTTGATCTGTAAATAAGCGCGGTCTGTCCCGGATCAGGCTTTCCAGGTAGTGTAATTGTAGTATTATTCAGTTTCCTGGTTTCACTGCTGTTGGCCTCACGAGCCTGTTGCGGTACTCGCACCCGGCGGCATCCTCGCCAAAGCGGCCCGTGGATCCAAAGACAATTCAGTTTGCGCTCCGGATCAGTTGTCGTTAGTAAATGGCCAAACCACATCTGTGCCCCGGAATCGCTGCAGCCCAATGACGAAAAAAGACGACGCCACAGCAACAGCGCTTTCCGAGATCTCTGATAGCGGGCTGATTTCGCATCTCGGCGCCGGGTTCTATCCGGT
Protein-coding sequences here:
- a CDS encoding CoA transferase, which produces MSNSPNLLSGLRVIDCGTYIAGPAAATMMSDFGAEVIKIERPLGGDPYRYLSFLPGMAVSEHNYCWLLDARNKKSLALDLRDEAGREILRKLIATADIFITNYSPDLADKFQVRYEDIEPLNPRLIYAHITGYGEAGDDVNKPGYDTTAYWARSGLTGIMFDLTTATGATPCGTGDHPVALALFGAIMLALYRRQITGHGSKVSTSLMATGAWSNSCQIQAAMLGAVFPVKRTRFSALNPLVNQYQTRDGQRFMFCCLDTRRDWGRICRAIGHTELSDDARYSTVEARFERGEEVVALLDESLATKDMAEWQALFDEQGVIWGPIPTMDRVAADAQMKANGVFAEFEHPQLGSVPTVNNPINVNGVAKEKPQLAPGIGQHSLEILSALGYEGQAIQELMRLGVIAVPLA